DNA from Strix aluco isolate bStrAlu1 chromosome 2, bStrAlu1.hap1, whole genome shotgun sequence:
ttaaaaccaaGTAACAGTGCCCCCCGCCCTCCCTAGGTGGCATTTCCTCGCCGCACGTAAAtagccgcggcggggggcgggagcAGCCGGGCCCGCACGGCagcggccgggggcggcgggcggcgacTCCGCGAGTGTTTCGGGGAGGGGGAGCGAaacggtggcggggggggggggtggcgtgGGGGCGGCCACGCACGCCGTGCCGCGTGGGCGCGGGCTGACACACCAGGTGGAGGAGTGCGAGtacggcggcggggctgggggggggagccGCCGTGCGTGCGTGTGCGAGGAAAGCTGACGCACACACGCGTGTGTGTGGGTgcgcggggggaggcgggcgCACACGCACGCTCGGAAGCTCCGCtccgggggcggggggccggcGGGTCGGCAGCACCTGATGGCCGCCGCCAGCTACGCCGGTgccccccccgccgtgtcccgcCCGCCGGGGCTACGGCAGATGGCGAGGACCAGCGCCGGGGACCGCCGTGCCCGCGCCCCCGGCACGCTCCGGGCTGTGTGCGCAGGGAGCAGCGGCCGGGGGGGGATGGCGGGGGGAGGCGGGCCCCGCTGCGCTCGAGGGGGGCCGGAGGCTGTGGGCGGGAACGCGCCCTCgcggaggggcgggaggggggtgggggggcgaggcTCCCGCCGCCCAACGGCGCGTCGCTGCCTCGCACTTGagggcccgccccgccgccccatTGGCGAGCGGAGCCGCCCGTCGCGTGGCGCGGCGGCCAATGCGgggcggtgccggcggcggccgcgccccgccccgtcTCGGTGTGTGAGCGTCTCGGTAAGGCGGCGGTCACGTGTTGTTTTGCTCTTTAGTTGGGGCACTCGGTGCGCGATGTGTTACTTACGGCGAAACTCCCGCCGGCGCCGGCAGCAgccgcggcggcagcagcagcagcggccgGGGAGCGGCAGCGGCGCCGCCTCCGGTAGCCGAGCCGGGGAGGACGCCGGGCGGCCGCCGGTAGCACCCGCTGCCTAGGGGCGACGGCGGAGGACCTCGCTGCGGCTCCGGGCGGCCGCGCTCTTCCCGCGAAGGAATAACTTTATTTTTCCCGCTTGCTTCCCTCTCCCGCTCTTTTTCCCGCGGCGCTcggccccccagccccgcgcggcggcggcggcggcagcgagaGGAGCCAGGCGGCGCTCCCGCTGCGGGGTCGGGGATGGCGAGCCCCGCCGTGCTGGGGCTACTGCCCCCCCTGAGCTCCCCTCCCGGCCCCAacctgaacaacaacaacaacaacaaccaggGCGTGAGGAAGTGCGGGTACCTGCGCAAGCAGAAGCACGGCCACAAGCGCTTCTTCGTGCtgcggggcccgggcggcggggaggaggcggcggcggcgggcgcggggggcgccCGGCTGGAGTACTACGAGAGCGAGAAGAAATGGAGGAACAAGTCCGGGGCGCCCAAGCGGGTGATCGCCCTGGACTCCTGCCTCAACATCAACAAGCGGGCGGACGCCAAGCACAAgtacctcatcgccctctacaccAAGGACGAGTACTTCGCCGTGGCGGCCGAGAAcgagcaggagcaggagggctgGTACCGGGCTCTCACCGACCTGCTCAACGAGGGCAAGGCGGCCtgcctggggtccccccatcgccaCCTTGCCTCCCCCTTCTCTGCCTCCTGcagcgcggccgccgcctccctgGCCGCCGCCGGCGAGGACCTCAACTACGGGCTGATCACACCGGCCGCCGCTGCCTACCGGGAGGTCTGGCAGGTGACGCTGAAGCCCAAGGGCTTAGGGCAGAGCAAAAACCTCACCGGCGTCCACCGGCTCTGCCTCTCGGCCCGCACCATCGGCTTCGTGCGCCTCAACTGCGAGCTGCCCTCGGTCACGCTGCAGCTGATGAACATCCGCCGCTGCGGCCACTCCGACAGCTTCTTCTTCATCGAGGTGGGGCGCTCGGCGGCCACCGGCCCCGGCGAGCTCTGGATGCAGGCGGACGACTCGGTGGTGGCCCAGAACATCCACGAGACCATCCTGGAGGCCATGaaggcgctgaaggagctgtcCGAGTTCCGGCCCCGCAGCAAgagccagtcctcctcctcctcctcctccgggggGGCCGCTGGGCCCGGTGGCGGCGCCTCTGCCACCCACCCCATCACCGTGCCCggccgccgccaccaccacctGGTCAACCTGCCTCCCAGCCAGACCGGCCTCCTCCGCCGCTCCCGCACCGACAGCCTCGCCGCCGGTGCCGGCACCAAGTGCACGCCGTGCCGGGTGCGGACGGCCAGCGAGGGCGACGGCTGCCGGGTGGGCTCGGTGGCCGGCAGCCCCATGAGCCCGGGCCCCGTGCGGACCCCCCTCAGCCGCTCGCACACGCTTAGCAGCGGCGGGGGCCGGCAGGCGGGGAAGATGCTGCCGGTGCTGGCCGGCGGCGGCCTCCAGAGCAGCCGCTCCATGTCCATGCCCGCCTCCCACTCGCCCCCCTCCGCCACCAGCCCCATCAGCCTCTCCTCCAGCAGCGGCCTCGGCTCCGAGCCTGCCCACCCCCATCACCCGCAGCGCCCGTCCAGCGGCAGCGCCTCCGTCTCCGGCTCCCCCAGCGACGCCGGCTTCATGTCCTTCGATGAGTACGGCTCCAGCCCGGGCGGCGACTTGcggcccttctcctcctcctccaccgccAGCAACCGCAGCAACACCCCCGAGTCGGTGGCCGAGACCCCCCCGGTGCGGGACCCCGGGGGCGGCACCGACCTCTACGGCTACATGGCGATGGAGCGGCCCCCGAGCGGCCGCCTCTGCTACCGGCCCTGCCCCGACGCCGCGGCCGAGAGGGGCCATCGGAAGCGGACCTACTCCCTGACCACCCCGTGCCGGCagcggcccgccccgccgcaggTCTCCTCCGCCTCCCTCGACGAGTACACGCTGATGCGGGCCACCTTCGCCGGCAGCGCCGGCCgcctcttcccctcctgccaAGCCGGGGCATCCCCCAAAGTGACCTACACCCCCTACCCCGAGGACTACGGGGACATCGAGATCGGCTCCCACCGCAgctccggcagcagcagcaccaaccTGGGGCCGCCGgcaggggggggaggaggaggaggagggggagatgaTGACGGCTACATGCCCATGACCCCCGGCGTGGCCGCAGCCTTAGGACAGGGAAGCCGGGGCAGCGATGACTACATGCCCATGAGCCCCACCAGCGTGTCCGCCCCCAAACAGATCCTGCAGCCCCGGGCGGGGGTGAGTGGCGGGTCCCCCGGGAACGGGAGCAGCTACAAGACCAGCTCGCCCGGGGAGAGCTCCCCCGACGATAGCGGCTATATGCGGATGTGGTGCGGCTCCAAGCTGTCCGTGGAGAGCTCGGATGGGAGGCTGAGTAACGGCGACTATATCAATATGTCCCCTCGGGACCCCCAGCACGGGCCCCAGGCTCCCTCCCTCACCCCCCCGGACTTCTTTTTTGCCCCTTCGGGGCACGGGTCCAACGAGCCCCCCAAGCCCGGCTGCTATTCCTACAGCTCCTTACCCCGCTCCTACAAGAGTCAGGGCCTGGGGAAGGACAGCGACCAGTACGTCTTCATGAACTCCCCGGGGAGGATGATCCCGGAGGAGGCAGTGTGCGGAGCGGGCCAGTCGCCCGCCGGCACCTTCGCCCCCTCCAGCCACACGGTGCCTTCGCCCCTGCGGCACAGCCGGACCGAGAGCTTCCTGAGCCAGCGTTGCCAGCGGGCCGCCCGGCCCAGCCGCCTTTCTTTGGAGACCTTGCGGACGATGCTGCCCAGCATGAACGAGCACCCTCTGCCGCCGGAGCCCAAGAGCCCCGGCGAATACATCAACATCGACTTCGGGGACGCTGCCGTCTATTCTCCCCCCTCGCTGCCCGCCGACagcccagcctcctccctgggCTCGGGCACGGGGCAGAGGCGCTCCCCTCTCTCTGACTACATGAACATTGACTTTGGGTCGCAGTCGCCCTCCCAGTCAGGCACAGTCTCGGTGGGCTCCCTGGAAGCGCTCTCACCAGGCTCTTCCTCCAGCACCAGCCAGCCAGATGGGCGCTACCTGAAGGCGGCTGTGGGGGTGGCTTGTTCGTCCAGCCCGTCAGATGGCGGGGATTACACCGAGATGACCTTTGGCATGgccaccaccccaccccaaccCATCGTTCAGAAACCAGAAAGTGCCCGTGTCAACAGCCCCACAGCTGGGGTGAAGAGGCTCACCCTCTCTGGGGTGGAGGCTTTCATTCTCACCAGCCCTCCCCCAGACCCGAACCGGGGGGCCAAGGTCATCCGGGCGGATCCCCAGGGGCGCAGGAGGCACAGCTCGGAAActttctcctccaccaccactGTGACCCCCGTGTCCCCCTCCTTCGCGCACAACCCCAAACGGCACAACTCAGCCTCGGTGGAGAACGTGTCCCTCAGGAAAAGCGAAGgcctggaggaggagcagggtaGCAGCCCCATGTGCCGGGAGACCTCCGCTGGCTTCCAGAATGGCCTCAACTACATCGCCATCGACGTGGTGGATGGGACCCTGGCAAACTGTGACAAAGCCAGGTCGAAAGCCAGGCACGTCCTGAACGGGGGCGTCAACGGAGTGGAGATGAGCGCCTATGCCAGCATAGACTTTCTGTCTCACAACCTGAAAGAAGCAAGTGCTGTGAAAGGTGAGTAGCTACGTCTGACAGTGCCTGCCATGTGTGTTGGTGCTTAGTGTTTGTTTTTCACCGCGGGGTCGTGTTTTGTTGGCTAGAGCAGATTCCTCCTCGATTTCTTAAAATCTTCCCCCCCCCAACATGTCCTGTAATAAACAGTTTTGGAGGAACTTGCGGGCTTTTTATATGAGGAAAAGTTTAATTTGGGGCTATTTCTTCATGTTTGAATTCTACCATGCTATTATTATGAGTGTATATACTTCTGGGTACCCCAATAGAAGCTAATGTTTACACAGTTACTGTGTTTGGGTTGTACTTCAGAGTTTTCTTATGTAAGATCTTGGAAAGTGTTTGGAAAATGCGACCAAAATAGTTTATGTTAATGCAGTTtctaaatactatttaaaaatgtaaaatgatttAGTTAAAAACCAGGATTCTTGGACTAAGGACATCAGATCACAAAAAaatccttggctctctagctgggAAGGTCAATCATACCAAAATGAGAAGGATAGATTTAATATCTTCGTTTTGAAATACCTTATCTCTTGCAAAAGTTTAACAGTAAATCATGGTGAGCATGGAatgtgaatttgaaaaaaaatataattctttcCAGAAGTCACTATATGCGTGAGCTGTTGAATGTTATATCGCACATTTCGCTTGAAGGCCCACCCTATGGTGGTGTGTAACTATGTTCCAGCTGGCGGCTCAGTCCCAGTGTGAATGACCAGTTGGTTGGCTTGCTTTTATATGGATTGCAAATGCTCGGTGTTCAAAGACAAAAGCAAACCGAAGAAATCTGAAACTTAGGGTGAGAGAGAATTCAGGTTTTAATTACGTAGCTGTTCCTTTGTTGAGGTGCTAGttaagctgtttttaaaaacaaaacaaaaaaaacccacaaagaaataCCACGcctccaccaccccccaaaaaatagcAGCCTGCCTCCTCTTAGCCAGAATTTGTACAAAAGTGGGGGCTGGTTGAGGAGGGCACAGAACAGCCAGTCTGTCAAGGATTAAAAGTTAATGGTGAGACACTGTAGGGATTCTCTTTGCTCCTGAATTTATGCAAGACATGGTACTTTAAACCCGTGTGCTTACAGAGCTGTAATACATGTTTATGGGTCTAGCTAGGTGAAATGACGTACCACGTAAAAGCAGTTGCTTGGAGGTGAATAGGTATTGCTTCTGTATTCACAGTGCTGATAGAGGTCATCAATGATAAGCAAACAGCCACAGTTTGTAAGAACCACTtgcagttttttttttcttctgttttcttagtagctagctgattttgaagaagaaatattttctcttttgataGGAAGTACAGGAAGATGGAAAAGATGAGAGATCCACCGTTTGCAGAGCAAGCTTTGAACCTAATTAAGACGAGAGGATTGTTGAATGAAATGTCAGAGTTTGAAAGGATGAACGCTTATTCTGAATGACTGGAAGGGTTGAGGGCAGAGCCTTATTTGTTGCTTTTCGTTTTGCTGGGGTCATTTTCAGGATCCCTGTGGCTTGACCTAGACCATTGCGGATGCTGCAGTTCCCTCTCTCCTTGTACAGCCCTGGGACTGCGCTCCTGGGCACCTACAAACTATCGTGCCCCTGCCTTTGCAAACTGCTTTTTCACAAAAAACAAGGAGTTTTTCTTGAGCCACCTACAGCCCCAACTGCAAACCAAGCCCCATGTTGGGAAAGAGCTATTTCCACAATGTTCACCAAACTGCTGACCCtaaagggggggggtggggggaggggagcgggcaCCAGTTACCGAGAAAACCTGGAGTGGATGGGAGCACGGCCACCATCCAGGCAAAAAGCAGGAATGTCAGAGTCGGCCGGTCAGATAAGCAGGGGCAACCGGCTGCTGTCCTTACCATCCAGTAAACAAAAGAATAATACAATAAACACAGCCGTGTTCATTTGGTACACGGCGTACAGAGAGAGTTCAGTTCTGCTCTGTATTTGTCAAAAGGTGGTCATAGCCTTAccttattttaatgtttaatctgcatgcatatttatttttcctctttcccctaaGCTTTTAAACGCAGCCCACATCGACAAGTGGTGCGGGGAAGCTCGTTGAGATTTACTCTTTCTGTAGGAGGCAAGGCTGTCTTCACCACCACCCTGCTTCCCTCAGATGCCTGCATGCCAGCGGGGTGGGCTACGGGGCTCAGGAATTAATGTAGCCAACATCAGGCCAAGGCGGTAAGGAAAAACTTCACACGAGCATCATCAGTCAGCAGTGTGGAGAGTTAGGTACCAAAAATGGGGTTTCAGGTTAATTGCACTTGGGGCAGGCAAACTGGAAAAGTCATAGTGTGGTAAAGGAGAAATATATCGCAGACAACTTTGTAGGTGTAAGTCGAATCAAGTCATTAACTTTTGCAAATTTCCCAGTTTCTCTTTTGGTTTTCATTGGGATTTCACACCAAAGTTTGTTTACGGAAGGACTTCTGCCACTGTTTAAAAAATCACCAAGTATTGTGCCAGTGTATCTGAATTTCAAACATTGTGATTTGGGAGACTACTAAGAATTTAATGGTTTACAGAGAAACACATatgcaatttaaagaaaattgtattttgagCATAAGCAAGATTATTTTAACACAGTAGTAATTCAGGTAGATTTGAGAGAATCTAATTTTGTAAAAATTAATGGTTTGCACAAGAGACAGTTTATATATAATCCGCATTGTTTACTTAGTTGTTTGcacttttttcaaattttattttaaagtgagaaGCTTTACTCCTTAAAAACTTCTCCAAAACCCGAGAGGTTTCTAGCAATTTTAAAACAATGGAGATTCcacatatatttaatatttagaacAGGAGAATCTCAGAGATACAGGATATACAAACAAGCTCCTTATAATTGCATTCACAGTAACTATTATTTTGATTtgagtaaaatacatttttaaaaaaacagtttgaaaTCTTCCTTAAGGTCTGTAGCAGTAGATGTGTTTTTGTGTGGATAAGTGTTTTAAGGGAAATTATTCATATCATTTAAAGGTGGCTGGTTTTCACGTGTAGCTTGTGTCTCTGCTATCAGTAACTTGCCTCTGCTGTAGGGAGTGCTGTGCTTTTGGAAATCTCTGTCCGTATGATCTTGTGGCAAGAGCAAGTGAGTGCATCCACAGCTGctgtcaaaacaaaaattaaaaggttGCTTGAAATTATTGGTTCGTTTAGTTTTTCTGTGTTCTAAAAGTGTGCAAATATTTAAGAATTGGAGAAACACTTGCCTTCATCTGatgtgtaaataaaataatactgttACTGGCTGGTTAAAACTTGTTACTTGCTGATACTTAGCCTTTTGTTCTTAAATTATAACtgctttttttgcttaaaaacatATGAACTGTGTATGGTTTTCATTATTTATGGAGATACGTAACACTCATTTTTTCTCATATAGTGTAAATTATTTATTCCAGTATATTTATGACAGATTGCACCCAATAATTATGTGACCTTTTTATGATGGATCTTGGTTCTATTGAAGTCAAATGGGAGTTTTGTCTCTATTTCGGTGGAGTTAAGATTTTACCCTTTGTGTGTAATCATGAAATTCTTAAGTAAAATTCCCATTAAATTTAGTGGGTTTGTAATAGGGAATTTTGCTTAATTGAAAACACCAGACTTGGATGGGTtatctttaattttgtttcctttttccattaacaAAATGCTCTGTAACTTGTAAATGTTTCTAGTAGCTGGTCTAGTTTTCTAAAATTGAAGAGATACTATGTGTAATGGTGCAAAAAAACCTGAGGGTTGTTTTCCTCCTGTGTTAGTTTCTTTTGTCTTGATTTATTTAAAGAAGTCATCATCTTGTAATGCATCTACTTAAGATCGTAATAAGGTGATTTTTGATAATaacgacacccccccccccccccccccccgccttgtcAATTAGCTTTTACTTTTGTGAGGGTTTTATGATTGCACCTAAACAATAAAAAGCCTATCTTAAGAAATATCTTTCTGTGTCTTTCTAATggcattttaaattattgaagACATAAtccttgtttcctttttctttgggATTACTTTGCACAATGAGTTATAttattaaggtgttttttttcccctctaatatGCCAACTGCCATGAAGTCTTGGTTCTCGGAGCAGCATGAGAATGTTTAATTGTTTCATTAACAAAacttgtattcattttaaaatgacttCTTAAAAGTATTGAAAGAACTATATGCTGTGTTAGAAATCTGTAcatcttttaaagtttttctgaataaattaGTTCTAGTAATTTAATACTCTTACTGGTAAGTTCTGTGAGAACATAAAAATTAACAGCGGAAGGAACTGAACTACCTTTAATACCTTACatagtttaatttttctttttaacctcttATGCTTAGAATTAAAAATTTGAGGTTTCCTTTTACAACCTCTAGAAATTCACATCTTGTCTCTCAGATTGCACTTCACAGCCAACCAAACCCAAATGGTTAGGTCTGAACCTAGCAGTGCCACTCATGAAAcgcaaaatgtaaactgaagtTATCTAAGATTAAAATGAAGCctttgatattttaaattatgctgATTATACGGATGTCAGCTTTTTACAAGCAGATAGAGTATTAAAATGCGTGACATCTATTagacttttattttgctttatacttTAAATTATGTTTAGCTATACTGCTCGTAGAAAGAATGTCATGGTTACTTTGAGTCATTTAAGATAAATTGTTATAGACCAAGTTGAATGGTGGGTTTGTTCTAAAATGAACCAGTACAGTCATTGCTCAAGGCAGAGGAAATGCTTAGGTTGATGATTGCTTCTGATTACTTGATTTCTTTCAAGATAGCTACAGAGACTAACGTTTGCTTGTAAGTAAAATGGATAAAGGAATGTTTGAACAGAAAGAGTATTAGGACATGTTTTTTAtgttggtggtggttgtttttttttaataaggagagAAGAATATGGGTTTCTTTACACTTgatttactattatttttaaagagcattAATTACACTGGAATGCTGAAGTGGTTTAAAAGTTGAAACGCAGCAAGCATCCACAGAAAAATTAAGCTAGAGTTAGTGTATGTAATCTAACTTTCCTCCCTCTTCAACAGTTAAATGGCAACATAGGCACATTCAGGTATTTTCTGTTTATACCAGACTTTCTCTAAAGCACcataaatatgtttctttttaaagtaataaacacacaaagaaatgGCTATATCtgggatcttttttttccccaatttgtGGAGCTATAATATGCTTTTGTACTGGTTGTCCATATGTTTTCTCTTTGTGCCTAGGTGTGTTGTGTATTAGTCATGATACACTTCAGCAGAGTTTGTGGAAGTTTTAACATTATGTTGACG
Protein-coding regions in this window:
- the IRS2 gene encoding insulin receptor substrate 2 isoform X2, which codes for MASPAVLGLLPPLSSPPGPNLNNNNNNNQGVRKCGYLRKQKHGHKRFFVLRGPGGGEEAAAAGAGGARLEYYESEKKWRNKSGAPKRVIALDSCLNINKRADAKHKYLIALYTKDEYFAVAAENEQEQEGWYRALTDLLNEGKAACLGSPHRHLASPFSASCSAAAASLAAAGEDLNYGLITPAAAAYREVWQVTLKPKGLGQSKNLTGVHRLCLSARTIGFVRLNCELPSVTLQLMNIRRCGHSDSFFFIEVGRSAATGPGELWMQADDSVVAQNIHETILEAMKALKELSEFRPRSKSQSSSSSSSGGAAGPGGGASATHPITVPGRRHHHLVNLPPSQTGLLRRSRTDSLAAGAGTKCTPCRVRTASEGDGCRVGSVAGSPMSPGPVRTPLSRSHTLSSGGGRQAGKMLPVLAGGGLQSSRSMSMPASHSPPSATSPISLSSSSGLGSEPAHPHHPQRPSSGSASVSGSPSDAGFMSFDEYGSSPGGDLRPFSSSSTASNRSNTPESVAETPPVRDPGGGTDLYGYMAMERPPSGRLCYRPCPDAAAERGHRKRTYSLTTPCRQRPAPPQVSSASLDEYTLMRATFAGSAGRLFPSCQAGASPKVTYTPYPEDYGDIEIGSHRSSGSSSTNLGPPAGGGGGGGGGDDDGYMPMTPGVAAALGQGSRGSDDYMPMSPTSVSAPKQILQPRAGVSGGSPGNGSSYKTSSPGESSPDDSGYMRMWCGSKLSVESSDGRLSNGDYINMSPRDPQHGPQAPSLTPPDFFFAPSGHGSNEPPKPGCYSYSSLPRSYKSQGLGKDSDQYVFMNSPGRMIPEEAVCGAGQSPAGTFAPSSHTVPSPLRHSRTESFLSQRCQRAARPSRLSLETLRTMLPSMNEHPLPPEPKSPGEYINIDFGDAAVYSPPSLPADSPASSLGSGTGQRRSPLSDYMNIDFGSQSPSQSGTVSVGSLEALSPGSSSSTSQPDGRYLKAAVGVACSSSPSDGGDYTEMTFGMATTPPQPIVQKPESARVNSPTAGVKRLTLSGVEAFILTSPPPDPNRGAKVIRADPQGRRRHSSETFSSTTTVTPVSPSFAHNPKRHNSASVENVSLRKSEGLEEEQGSSPMCRETSAGFQNGLNYIAIDVVDGTLANCDKARSKARHVLNGGVNGVEMSAYASIDFLSHNLKEASAVKE
- the IRS2 gene encoding insulin receptor substrate 2 isoform X1 — protein: MASPAVLGLLPPLSSPPGPNLNNNNNNNQGVRKCGYLRKQKHGHKRFFVLRGPGGGEEAAAAGAGGARLEYYESEKKWRNKSGAPKRVIALDSCLNINKRADAKHKYLIALYTKDEYFAVAAENEQEQEGWYRALTDLLNEGKAACLGSPHRHLASPFSASCSAAAASLAAAGEDLNYGLITPAAAAYREVWQVTLKPKGLGQSKNLTGVHRLCLSARTIGFVRLNCELPSVTLQLMNIRRCGHSDSFFFIEVGRSAATGPGELWMQADDSVVAQNIHETILEAMKALKELSEFRPRSKSQSSSSSSSGGAAGPGGGASATHPITVPGRRHHHLVNLPPSQTGLLRRSRTDSLAAGAGTKCTPCRVRTASEGDGCRVGSVAGSPMSPGPVRTPLSRSHTLSSGGGRQAGKMLPVLAGGGLQSSRSMSMPASHSPPSATSPISLSSSSGLGSEPAHPHHPQRPSSGSASVSGSPSDAGFMSFDEYGSSPGGDLRPFSSSSTASNRSNTPESVAETPPVRDPGGGTDLYGYMAMERPPSGRLCYRPCPDAAAERGHRKRTYSLTTPCRQRPAPPQVSSASLDEYTLMRATFAGSAGRLFPSCQAGASPKVTYTPYPEDYGDIEIGSHRSSGSSSTNLGPPAGGGGGGGGGDDDGYMPMTPGVAAALGQGSRGSDDYMPMSPTSVSAPKQILQPRAGVSGGSPGNGSSYKTSSPGESSPDDSGYMRMWCGSKLSVESSDGRLSNGDYINMSPRDPQHGPQAPSLTPPDFFFAPSGHGSNEPPKPGCYSYSSLPRSYKSQGLGKDSDQYVFMNSPGRMIPEEAVCGAGQSPAGTFAPSSHTVPSPLRHSRTESFLSQRCQRAARPSRLSLETLRTMLPSMNEHPLPPEPKSPGEYINIDFGDAAVYSPPSLPADSPASSLGSGTGQRRSPLSDYMNIDFGSQSPSQSGTVSVGSLEALSPGSSSSTSQPDGRYLKAAVGVACSSSPSDGGDYTEMTFGMATTPPQPIVQKPESARVNSPTAGVKRLTLSGVEAFILTSPPPDPNRGAKVIRADPQGRRRHSSETFSSTTTVTPVSPSFAHNPKRHNSASVENVSLRKSEGLEEEQGSSPMCRETSAGFQNGLNYIAIDVVDGTLANCDKARSKARHVLNGGVNGVEMSAYASIDFLSHNLKEASAVKGSTGRWKR